The DNA region AAACGAAGATTACGTTACCGGGTCCTTAGAACTAGAAAAGCTCACAGGAGCTACAATATTTCACGGCCCCGGGCTGCCTTGGGGATTCGGCAAAATCATCAAAGACAACCAAGAAATCAATGTGGGAACACTGAAAATTAAAGCATTGCACACTCCAGGCCATTCACCAGATAGCACAAGTTATGTTTTATACGACCTAGAAAGTGGAGAAGAACCTGTAATTGTCTTCACTGGAGATACACTTTTCGTAGGAGATGTAGGTAGAACCGATTTTCTTGGAGAAAAAATGACCCCTACTATGTCGGAAAGATTGTATGACAGCATAAATGACAAACTTTTATCCTTAGGTGATGGAGTAATAGTGTGCCCAGCTCATGGTTCTGGGTCAGTATGCGGCGGCAAAATAAGAGAAAGAGAAATAAGCACAATTGGAATCGAAAAGAAAACAAACCCAATGTTGAACCTAACCAAAGAAGCTTTTATCAAACAAAAAACAAGTGAACAGCACCAAACTCCACCATATTTCATGCAAATGGAAGCTTACAATCTTAATGGTCCCCCAATATTAGGTGAAATACCTACTCCGCATCCTCTAACTCCTTCAGAATTTAAGAAAACTGCTGAAAACTCTTACATTATCGATACAAGAACTCCCGCAGCTTTTGGAGCAGCCCATATAAAAGACTCCTTTAGTCTGACCCCCAAAAGGTTACTAAATGTAGGCTGGGTTGCAGATTATAACAAACCAATTTTGCTAGTTGTTGAAGATTTACATGCATTGGATTTTGCAGCAGATAATTTGTTTAGGCTTGGTTTAGATAAAATTGCAGGATACTTGGAAGGTGGCCTAGAAGCTTGGTATAAGCAAGGTTTACCTATTGCAAAAAACGGATTACTATCGGTTCATGAACTAAGAAAAATGATTGAGGCAAACCAAGAAATCACAATCTTAGATGTTCGTCGTGAAAAAGAATGGAATGATGGACACATCAAAGGAGCAATGCGCATTTATCTTGGACACCTTCCGAAACAGACAGATGAAATTTCTAAGGATAAACCGATAGTCGTTATGTGTAAAACAGGGAACCGGTCCAGTTTTGGAACAAGTATTTTGCTCAGAGCAGGATTTGACAACGTCTATAACTGTTTAGGCGGAATAGAAGCATGGGTCAAAGCCGGGTTCAAATTAACTAAATCATAAAACAAAGTGTTGGAAAAACCTTAAATCAAAAACTGAACATCAAAGGTATTCATGTTTCCTCTTGGAATTGAACCATATTTACTGGGCGGACTAATAGTTGGAATTGGAGTATCTTTAATATACCTAGTAACAGGGCTACATGCAACTCAAAGCAGCTTTTTTACAACCACATTATCTTGGTTCTCTAAAAGAAAAAATTTCCAGAAAGACTCAAATATAAAACAAAGAGGCTGGAGATTAACGTTAGCTACAGGTCTAGTCATCGGAGCATTTATTCACACTCTTACACTTTCACCGACAGGATTTTGGACAACCTCAGTTCAATTATGGCGGTTAATTCTGGGCGGATTATTAGTAGGATTTGGAACAAGACTATCCAGCGGATGCACTTCAGGTCATGGAATAAGTGGATTAGCATCACTTTCTAAAACATCTCTATATTCTGTTATCGTTTTCATGGGCGTTGGCATCGTAACGGCGAGCATTGTTAATATATTGGGCGTTTCACCATGAACAAAAGAAACATAATCGTACTAATTGGCGGGATACTGTTTGGGTTCGGTCTATCATATAGTGGAATGACCAAACAAGAAATTGTCCTAAGTTTCCTAAAATTAGAAGATTTGGGGCTAATATTCGTCTTAGGCGGAGCAGCATTAGTAACAGCCTTTGCAATAAACGTATTAGCAAAATATCAAAAAAAGCCAGTACTTGGTGGTGAATTCAAACCAAGACGCGGGATTCTGTCATGGAAAACTATAATCGGTGCAGTCATATTTGGAATCGGTTGGGGAATTTCAGGTCAATGTCCAGGTTCTGCAGTAGCAAGCCTAGGCACAGGCAACTTACCAGTTTTACTCGGAATTTTTGCAATGTTCATTGGGGCCTACTTAAAAGAGCGTTTAGAGTCCTAATTTCAATCAGGTATTAATCCAATAAAGATAGAAAGCTTGGGAACTGCCAACTTTAGCTAAAGCAGCCTGTGCCCAAGTCCACTGTTACACGTGGTGGGGTCGCGGGGATTTGGACACGGGACCAGTGGTGACATCAACCGCTTAAATCCAGCAAACTCCACCTTTTTTCAAAGTTATTTCTCTAGGAGTGGTTCCTATTCACAAGTGTTCGTGATTTCTTCCACAAATCCGCTTTTGGGGGTTAAATTTTAAGTTGGTTGGTTGGTTGGATTAAAATTTAACCCCAAACCTAAACCAAGTTGGTTGGTTGGTTGGGCTAAAATTTCACCGCAAGACAAGAGTGATGATGTCTCACGCACAGTTGCCCTGTCTTAATGGGCTTCATGAGAGACCGGTCACTAATTGCAACCAATTGCACGAGTGGGTTACATGGCGACGCAAGTTTTTCCATAGGGAATATTAAAGCGAAGTAGGAGAAGATGTGGCAAACAAGATGCAGGAAATATATCGAGACCGCTACGAGTATAGCCTTTGATTTGATTTGTGAAAAACGTTGAGGATTAGAGATGAGCAAGCAAGTTAACTGACTTTTGAGCGTGCGCGCTGAGAGCTCGCCAGATATTCAGAAAACATCGAATACGTTATAAATCGACAGAGAACCACAGACAGTGAGGAGGTGAACATGTGGCAGTGGTGAAAATCATAGAACTTGTTGGATATTCTACAAGTGGATGGCAAGACGCTGCAGAAAATGCTTTGAAGGAAGCGGCGAAAACGATAAGAAACATCGT from Candidatus Bathyarchaeota archaeon includes:
- a CDS encoding MBL fold metallo-hydrolase; this encodes MNTKRVVTMLIQTVKSEIVSHLSYIIGNNNEAAVIDPRRDCKIYQQIAKNWGAKINYIFETHRNEDYVTGSLELEKLTGATIFHGPGLPWGFGKIIKDNQEINVGTLKIKALHTPGHSPDSTSYVLYDLESGEEPVIVFTGDTLFVGDVGRTDFLGEKMTPTMSERLYDSINDKLLSLGDGVIVCPAHGSGSVCGGKIREREISTIGIEKKTNPMLNLTKEAFIKQKTSEQHQTPPYFMQMEAYNLNGPPILGEIPTPHPLTPSEFKKTAENSYIIDTRTPAAFGAAHIKDSFSLTPKRLLNVGWVADYNKPILLVVEDLHALDFAADNLFRLGLDKIAGYLEGGLEAWYKQGLPIAKNGLLSVHELRKMIEANQEITILDVRREKEWNDGHIKGAMRIYLGHLPKQTDEISKDKPIVVMCKTGNRSSFGTSILLRAGFDNVYNCLGGIEAWVKAGFKLTKS
- a CDS encoding YeeE/YedE thiosulfate transporter family protein; this encodes MNKRNIIVLIGGILFGFGLSYSGMTKQEIVLSFLKLEDLGLIFVLGGAALVTAFAINVLAKYQKKPVLGGEFKPRRGILSWKTIIGAVIFGIGWGISGQCPGSAVASLGTGNLPVLLGIFAMFIGAYLKERLES
- a CDS encoding dodecin family protein codes for the protein MAVVKIIELVGYSTSGWQDAAENALKEAAKTIRNIVGIDVVGSTAKVENNKIASYKTNVKIAFIAERP
- a CDS encoding YeeE/YedE family protein is translated as MFPLGIEPYLLGGLIVGIGVSLIYLVTGLHATQSSFFTTTLSWFSKRKNFQKDSNIKQRGWRLTLATGLVIGAFIHTLTLSPTGFWTTSVQLWRLILGGLLVGFGTRLSSGCTSGHGISGLASLSKTSLYSVIVFMGVGIVTASIVNILGVSP